Genomic DNA from Paenibacillus sp. KS-LC4:
TTGCCTGCCATTGCGGACGTACTGCGAACCAATTGTAAAGCTCCCACCAAAAAGGAGCAATTTCGTTGCCCTGCTTCCAAGCGCGCAGCTCTGTTATTAAGTAAGACAAAGCTCGCTCTGGGTGCTGGATATATTCCCTTTGCTCCTTTACAGACATAGCCGGCGTAGGCTCGGCCTGCACTTGCTGTATCGGCAGCCCATGAAACAGCTGTCTTACCTGCCTGATAATTTCGGATGGGAGCAGGCTTTTCCCTTCTTCATCAGCCTCTGACCAGCTCATCCACAAATGGCGGCTCGGCGTTGTGAGCGCACTATAAATCAGAAAGCGCTCATCAAGCAGCCTTCGCTTGACGCCAGGCGCCATTGCCAAGCCTTCCTCAGCCAGCCTCTCCCGCTCCTGATCCGTCAGTACGCCATCCTCTTGAAAACGCGTCGGCATGATGCCATCATTGGCTCCCAGCACATAACAGATCTGCACCTGCCCGGAACGCGTCCGATCCATGCTGCCTACCAGCACCTGATCGAGAGCAGGCGGAATGGCTCCTAATTTCAGGCTTTCCAAGCCTGTCTCCAGCATGCCAACAAATATATCAGGAGACAGCGGTTCATTACCGACGAGCTCGACCAATTGGTCAAGCAAATTCATGACCCCATCCCACAACTGGCGATGACCGCGTGAGCGCTGCACACGCCCAGCCGCACTGTCCTCCCGGCTCCAGCGCTCCAGCCGCTCCGCCGCCCCCGTTTGCTCAAGCAAGCGGTATAAAGCTTCACACATCATGGTGACATTCGAAGCCTTCTCCAGCTCTTTGCCAAACTGCTGCAAGGGCGGGACAATTACGCCCCGCGCCGCCATAACTGCTTCGAACTCCGCCTTCGCACGAATGGATGGCGTATTGGCTGCTGCATTCTGTTCTTCCTCAAGCGACTCAACAATGAATGGACGCCATCTTTTTTCATCCAGCCACTTCCAGCCGTCAATGCCCGCCGCCAAAACGAAGTTTTCCAGCCAATCAAATTGATCACGAGGAATGCTTCCATCAAGCGGAAACAGCAGCTCCGTCTTAATGCAGCGGAACACCGCCTCATAGCTCCAATTATGCAGCACCGTCTCAAGCGCCGAGCGAATGAACTCGACCAGCGGATGGTGAACGGTCGTGTGCCTCTGATCAAGGAAATAGGGGATTTCATATTCTTGAAAAATAGCTTCCATATAGTCGCTGTAATCACCCATATTCCGCACCATAACCGTCATATCACGCCAGCTCGTTCTATCCTCCCTTACCCGGCGCAGCATATCTCGCGCCAGCAGCTCCACCTCGGTTCGCCGATTTGCTGCCGCATGCAGCGACAAGCCGCATAATGGACTGGCTGCATCCAGCATAGCCGGATTTGAAAGCGCCATTTGGGTCCGGCCCCCGTAGTGACGCTCCAAATGAGCCAGCATAGGGCTGCTGCTGAATCTGCCCGCCACTGCGCCACCATCGTTTGCCGTACCTGCAAGCCCACCTAGCATAATAGGCTCCAGCATTTCAACTCCTAAGCCCTCCGCCATTTCCCTCAGCAATACATAAGCATTCGCTGTAGGATGGAACAAATCCAGCTCTCCTGGCCGCTCTCCATCCGCATAGGTTCGATTCAGCTTAAGCGTAATCGTCACCTTCTTCGCCCTGCTGATAAGCGAGCTAAGCGCGACATATTCTTTTGGCGTAAAGCCATTAAACCCATCAATCCAAATTTCCGTGTCCCGAATCGTTGAAAATTCCGACAACCCCGTTGACAGATGAGCCAAATAATCCTCCGAATCCAAATATTGCCCAGCGAGCTCGGTCTCCAGCTTCTCATATACAAGCTGCAAGTCATGCAGCTTGCGCTTCAGCAAGGCTGAGTCCTGGAGATCAGAAGCCGCCTCTTCCATGCGCTCTGCAAGCATCGCGGAATTAATGCCATAACGCTTCCATTCGGCCAACAGCTCTCCAAGACGCTCAATGAAGCCCGGCTTGCCCGCTCCATGCTCGAATAGCTCCAGCTGATTGCCTAGCCGCTGTACGATTTTGTAAAGCAGCATATTTTTGCCTTCATCGCCAATTGGAATGAGCGCTGTTCCTCCCGTTTCCTGCATGACGCGAAGAGCAAGCCTGCGAAGGCTCAGCACCTGCGCCCGAATCATTCCCTGTAAGCCGCTACCTCGAAGCAGCGTGTACTCGGACTGGAAGGTCGCCTGTTCGGGCACGAGCAAAATAAGCGGAGCCCCATCCGGGTCTGCGCTCAGCCTGTCGCGAATCGCATCATGGCAATATGTCGTTTTTCCCGCTCCCGAGCGGCCAAGCACTAATTGAAGCGGCATCATGCAGCCCTACCTTCCGTTACCGTTCTATTATCAACCATACTACCATACCCTCAGCCACTTTTCACGGCCACTTCAAACGTACGTTCTTAAATTGGTGGCAAAAAAACCTCTTGAACGAGTAAAAAGCATGCTCGCCGTTCAAGAGGTTTTTCGTTATTTGCTGCGCACCTCAAAGATGGCAAATTTCAAGTAATGCCCTTCTGTTACGCCAAGCAGCTGCGGATGATCCTTGCCTGCCGCTCGCCATTCCACAAGCCTAAGCAGCTTGCCTGCATCAGCTGCGGCCTCCTGGATCGTCTCCAGAAACAAATCAGGACGCATATGGTAGGAGCAGCTTGCCGTTACCAAATAGCCGCCTTCATTCACCAGCTTCATGCCGTGCAGGTTAATATCTTTATAGCCGCGGACAGCACCTGCTACCGCATTTTTTGTTTTGGCGAACGCTGGAGGGTCCAAAATGACAACGTCCCAGGTTTGGCCGCCTCCGCTAATCGGCTTGGACGTATCCGTGCCTGCGCGGCTGCGCTCCAGACGCTCCTCCAGCCCCTTCGTTTGCAGTCTCAAGTAATCAAAAGCGTCGGTTACAACGAATTGTACGCGATCGGTAAAGCCGTTGCGTTCCACATTGCGGCGCGCCGTATCAATGGCATGCTCGGAAATGTCCAAGCACGTCACTTTTTTCGCCCCGTATTTGCAAGCGTGCAGGGTAAAGCTGCCCGTATGCGCAAAGCATTCCAGCACCGTAGCGCCGTCCCAGTAAGGGAAGGTCACTTCTTTGCCATTTGCATTGACTGGAACGAGCTCCCCCGTTGTCTTTGCACTTGCGCTGCTATCCTCAGAAGGCTTAGGCACAAGCTTAATGCCGCTGCGCAGGCCCCAGCCCTTCATAAGCGGAGCGATGGAGGCGCGATTTTCACGCTGATCATAGAAATAGCCGGTCTTCTGGCCTTCTACGATATCAACCTCAAGCTTAAGACCATTTTCTTCGATTTCCAAAATCGGTGGACATTCCCCGTACAGCACGCCTGTGCGCTTCTCTAATCCCTCCAGCTGTCTGACGCCAACATCGCTGCGCTCATAAATGCCGCGCGGCTCAAACACCTGAATAAGCGCTTCAATGATCGCCTCGCGGTGAATGTCCATGCCCAGTGTCAGCAATTGAATGACTAGCACATCATTAAAGCGGTCAACGGTCAGACCTGGCAAAAAATCAGCTTCTCCGTACACAAGCCTGCAATCTTGATCCGGCACAAAACGGCTGCGATGCTCCTTCGCAAGCTGGAAACGCTCGCGGAAAAACGCAGCATCCATCGCCTCCAGCTGCTTATACGAAATAATACGCACCGTAATTTGCGATTTAGGATTCCAATAGCCCGTTGCTAGGTAACGTCCTTGATGACTGACTACGTCAACCAAGCCACCCGGCTCCGCGCTGCCTTCCATTTTATCAATCTCGCTTGCATATACCCATGGGTGGCCCTGCTCCAAACGTTTTTTGCGTCCGCGCTGCAGCGCTATCTTTGCTCTCGTCATTATGGCAAAACCAACCTCTCTCATGCTTGTCATGCTTGTCATGCTTGTCATGCTTTTTGCATATATGTATGGGTACATCTGTCACTCGTTTTTAGAAAAGGAGATTCAGCCCATGCTTCAATCTATTATTTTGCCGATTGCAATCGGCTTTGCACTATTCTTGAGCGGCATGAAGCTGATGGAGCTGGCGCTGCATCGCCTTGCCGGCACACAATTGAATCGTATTTTGCAGCGTTTTACCGCTACGCCCATTCACGGATTGGCGGCTGGCGCCATCTCTACTGCTTTTCTTCAGAGCAGCACAGCCGTCACCGTCATCTCTATAGGACTCGTCAATGCTGGGCTGCTCACCTTTCGGAGAACGCTTGGCATCATTCTTGGCACTAACATCGGCACCTGCCTGACGACGGAGCTGCTTGGGCTTAGCCTTGAGCGTCTTACAATGCCGCTGCTCATTTTCTCCGTCTCCGCCTGGCTGCTGACCGCACTGCTTGGGGAGCTACAGCTTATTCCCGCCTTAAGGACGGGCAATTGGCTAAACACGATTCGTTCCGCTTCCGTTGCTACGCTCGGCTTTGGCATTTTGCTCGCCGGCATGATGATGATGCAAAGCGTTGGCCCGGACATTCAGCAAAGCGCCATGTTTGACTGGTTTATGAGCAAAACGGCGGACAGCCTCTGGTGGGGGCTGGCCGCCGGTGCGGTGCTAACCGCAGCCGTGCATAGCAGCACGGCTGTCATTGCCATTATTATGGGTTTTGCCGCAATTGGAGCGATGCCGCTAGAGGTTGGCATTGCCGTTGTACTAGGCGCAAACGTAGGCACCTGCGTCACAGCACTGCTGGCCTCCATTGGCGGATCGCGCGCGGGAAAATTCGTTGCGCTCGCCCATATAACGCTGAATGTCGGAGGCGCGCTGCTGTTTATGCCGTTTGTCGGCCTGCTCGCGGAACTATCTGTCTGGCTGACCGC
This window encodes:
- the addB gene encoding helicase-exonuclease AddAB subunit AddB encodes the protein MMPLQLVLGRSGAGKTTYCHDAIRDRLSADPDGAPLILLVPEQATFQSEYTLLRGSGLQGMIRAQVLSLRRLALRVMQETGGTALIPIGDEGKNMLLYKIVQRLGNQLELFEHGAGKPGFIERLGELLAEWKRYGINSAMLAERMEEAASDLQDSALLKRKLHDLQLVYEKLETELAGQYLDSEDYLAHLSTGLSEFSTIRDTEIWIDGFNGFTPKEYVALSSLISRAKKVTITLKLNRTYADGERPGELDLFHPTANAYVLLREMAEGLGVEMLEPIMLGGLAGTANDGGAVAGRFSSSPMLAHLERHYGGRTQMALSNPAMLDAASPLCGLSLHAAANRRTEVELLARDMLRRVREDRTSWRDMTVMVRNMGDYSDYMEAIFQEYEIPYFLDQRHTTVHHPLVEFIRSALETVLHNWSYEAVFRCIKTELLFPLDGSIPRDQFDWLENFVLAAGIDGWKWLDEKRWRPFIVESLEEEQNAAANTPSIRAKAEFEAVMAARGVIVPPLQQFGKELEKASNVTMMCEALYRLLEQTGAAERLERWSREDSAAGRVQRSRGHRQLWDGVMNLLDQLVELVGNEPLSPDIFVGMLETGLESLKLGAIPPALDQVLVGSMDRTRSGQVQICYVLGANDGIMPTRFQEDGVLTDQERERLAEEGLAMAPGVKRRLLDERFLIYSALTTPSRHLWMSWSEADEEGKSLLPSEIIRQVRQLFHGLPIQQVQAEPTPAMSVKEQREYIQHPERALSYLITELRAWKQGNEIAPFWWELYNWFAVRPQWQAKLALLVKSLGYVNQEELLTADTAQQLYGVRLRASVSRMERFVSCPFQHFAIHGLKLRERKMNRLEAPDVGQLFHAALSRLAGEEGLGHAFGSASEREIRAAAVHTVDELAPRLQSQILLSSGRYRYIARKLKEIVAQAAIMLSEHARRAAFQPVGLEVSFGPGGTLPPLIIPLQDGQSMEIIGRIDRVDAADTEQGLLLRVLDYKSSVTQLRLEEVAFGLSLQMLTYLDVLVTHSSGWLGKQASPAGVLYFHVHNPLLAMSNQMPEAKIKAELRKRFKLRGLVTAEAEAVRLMDNQLETGHSELLPVALKKDGAFYSSSSVVTDKQWDILRDSVRRTISGIGSEISCGKVSIEPYKLGTKIPCQYCDYKAVCQFDPLFDGNEYVRLRKPSTEELWQRLEKGESNDDGSDKGH
- a CDS encoding Na/Pi symporter codes for the protein MLQSIILPIAIGFALFLSGMKLMELALHRLAGTQLNRILQRFTATPIHGLAAGAISTAFLQSSTAVTVISIGLVNAGLLTFRRTLGIILGTNIGTCLTTELLGLSLERLTMPLLIFSVSAWLLTALLGELQLIPALRTGNWLNTIRSASVATLGFGILLAGMMMMQSVGPDIQQSAMFDWFMSKTADSLWWGLAAGAVLTAAVHSSTAVIAIIMGFAAIGAMPLEVGIAVVLGANVGTCVTALLASIGGSRAGKFVALAHITLNVGGALLFMPFVGLLAELSVWLTAAPAAQIAHAQTLFNIFSSLLALPLCYLPILRRAQHPN
- a CDS encoding class I SAM-dependent rRNA methyltransferase, yielding MTRAKIALQRGRKKRLEQGHPWVYASEIDKMEGSAEPGGLVDVVSHQGRYLATGYWNPKSQITVRIISYKQLEAMDAAFFRERFQLAKEHRSRFVPDQDCRLVYGEADFLPGLTVDRFNDVLVIQLLTLGMDIHREAIIEALIQVFEPRGIYERSDVGVRQLEGLEKRTGVLYGECPPILEIEENGLKLEVDIVEGQKTGYFYDQRENRASIAPLMKGWGLRSGIKLVPKPSEDSSASAKTTGELVPVNANGKEVTFPYWDGATVLECFAHTGSFTLHACKYGAKKVTCLDISEHAIDTARRNVERNGFTDRVQFVVTDAFDYLRLQTKGLEERLERSRAGTDTSKPISGGGQTWDVVILDPPAFAKTKNAVAGAVRGYKDINLHGMKLVNEGGYLVTASCSYHMRPDLFLETIQEAAADAGKLLRLVEWRAAGKDHPQLLGVTEGHYLKFAIFEVRSK